The Neoarius graeffei isolate fNeoGra1 chromosome 1, fNeoGra1.pri, whole genome shotgun sequence region CTTCTGGCCTTCAGAAAAGAACTTCAAAACTTGAATTTCAAAACCTTCCTTTTTATAAAGATAGGTATTACAATGGTACATAAACAACAAATAACACACATTTCCATTTGCTTCAAATTAGTCTTTAACCTGCAGAACTGCAGTTAAGTTTGTCGTCATCCTACCCATTCCCTTCtcagaaacaaacaaactgaaataagGATACATGAAAACCACTTTCGCTGCAATCTAATTTCATTGAAACTAATGTGATCTCTAGGTGTCACGTTTACAACCAACCAGGTTGATATGACATGTCTTGTTTAGATACCTGACCATTATACATTCCATGGCTGGGGAGATTGAAATGTTGCCCCAGGCAACAACGGGAACTGAAAAACGTTTGGAGTTACATGGTCTGACctaaacaaataaaaaagaaagcaattTACTTCATTAAACTTATGTCAAATTTGaacttgtgtttttttgtttttttttttacctcactgGAGTGTTAACAGAGGTGGGTGTTCCTGAAAATGAGAAGACTGCATGATTACTGATGAGAGcaatattattacctccgccaaggaggttatgttttcggtagcgttggtttgttggttggtttgtctgttaacaacattacggaaaaagtaatgaacggattgctctgaaattttttccagaggtgtgactgggcacaagtaacaatccattaaattttggcggtgatccggatcaccttctggatcccggaattttttaaaggattaatttttccccattgaaatgaatgggcgcgtgacgcaaaaaacagatttttccttctgtaggccaaaccataaggtgtaaagtcatgaaacttggtacactgatagaggagtggacccagacttacatgcgttcatgcacgtaacttttgatcatgcatgtaacttttgatgtccgattttcataagtctggtgccgttggaatccttggagctagacgattccaacgcaccctatgacgttattctccgcctaattagattttccgccattttgaattttgtccaaagtgaaggtagagtgaccctgactgcatgttttgtccgatcatcacgaaacttggcacacatgatctccagtctatgcctaatgaatgatatacgtttcgctctcatacgtcaaagcgttcgcccgtggcagccaatcaaaatcgatggcgaagccaccaaacaggaagtgagctcatatcacggaaacaCTTTGATGTATCAaaaccatatttagtggcatgactttggacaccatccaaactacccttATCAAATAtgatgtcatttggccactagggggagtcacaattagcaaaaacgtattttggctcatatctcagaaacgctttgactTATCAAGActatatttgttgagatgactttcggcaccacttcatgtaccctcatcaaatttggtgttatttggccactagggggcgccacaatgagcaaaaacgtgttttgggtcatatctctttacggatttagaattacatctacattttcatgttagtgatgctctgggatgtccctgtaaagaaccttgccagcctgtcatctccgtatgagaatccgccttgtgttttggccaaactttcgcatgttgacacaaaacttgtcgtgtgggcgtgcagtcgcctctcttgccgggtcgccatggcaGCGCACCTGAGgaagcacactttcgcattttctccggaaatgcattctagttattattattacctccgccaaggaggttatgttttcagtagctttggtttgttggttggtttgtctgttagcaacattacagaaaaagtaatgaacagattgctctgaaatttttccagaggtgtgactgggcacaagtaacaatccattaaatgttggcggtgatccggatcaccttctggatcccggatttttttaaaggattcttggcggaggtctgcgctctccgagtgcttttctagttactgCTGCAAACATATGTCACTGGACAAGAGATGTGTTTCACTGGACATGCAATAAATACATTGACATCTTTTGTGTCACTGCTCATATTTCTGAGAAACACAAGCAAATCCTTAACCAGTTCTTTATGTTAAGACGATCGTTTAGATAAATATTTGATCGCATGATATGTATAGGCATAAATTTCAATTCTATTTTAAAGGGTGCTCATAGACATTCATGTTTGTTTGAGATTTTCAAGTTTGTTCAAAGATAAAACCTGAAATGCTTATATGACAACCTATTAAAAAATctgctgtaattttttttaattacagtgGCTTAAGAAGATCAATTTGTTGGTTGGCAACCAAGTGAAATTTGATTATCTTGTGCACAAGTTAATTAAATGGTGTAAATTAAATGTGTTCATTTACTTGAAGCAGTTATTTCAATGTAGCCTTTGAAAGTAATCACAACTTACTAAATCCATGCTCATTCAGTGAACTCAGGGAGGATACAGGGGTGGCTGAATCCAGTGGAGACTTTcacatgaaaatgaataaaaaaattataaaaaggaaaaaaggtaACAGTAAACAGGATAATTCTgtaaaaaaacaattaaaaacgTACTGCCATGCTGTGTCTGAAGTGTCGAAACCTTTCCATGGTATCACCAGAACCTGAGTGACTATCAAAAGTGAACAAAGATCCACTATTTTATTTCCAAAAGAGCACTGCCTGTAAAGTGAGTCATTAAAATAACAATACTAAAATGAATGAAATAATTAAAAGTGGTTGGCTCAATTAAATGTTATCTACCTTACAGTCCTGGAGCGGGGAGTGACTTTGAGAAATGGAAAAGAAAGCTATAATATAATACTATGTCTCCTATAAACACAAACATTTATTGAGTCAAACATACACACATGGCATAGCAGGGGTTTTCCTCAACAAAGAATTCAAAGAAAGTCAGTTTTTCCCACTGCACTCTCTGGTATCAGTAATCTGTAATTTAACAGCCATACTGGCCCTTATTCAGATGTAGTGAAATACAGCACAATACATCTAAAATATGCTGGTGACATGAAAAATGCATGTACTGTGCCATAAATAGtgtatattacatggttgcatgaagatatgaagtttatcttcgagtggtgaacatagtcatgagtgagcaaagtgaaagaGTGAAAATATTTGCAACACAAGaagaaaaacttcatatcttcatgccactgtgtagtgttctttatattatatggagacatccacaaaaaatagttaatcaaaagaatttaaattttgaaccagttcaccattttgacaacatgcatccagtcagcaggaaaacactgggagtgacatcataggagtgaaatatcgggaattatttttttcgcggtccaaatcctgcgctctgattggctggcgagcaggtctgtatcctaccccagttacagacctctggcgactcgcttgttcacaacaacaacaaacatagtagcaatttttgtcaacatttatctttttttttaataagagctatttataagattatcaaaaatcttataaatttttgccagcatttctcaggagaatagcattaattttacagcatggatagcgataacgacagtgttcacagcgaaagcgagttttactaccctgaggaagaagaaataaaagaaaacatttcaggagaaagctaaaaacctctaacttgctaacagtttgatctcattagttaatgaggcccattttggaccatgttatcctcatacataatattacgttaggtaaaaactttaaaccagtacaacctcttcttcaaagtttcaccaaatggctttatttctcatctcattatctctagccgctttatcctgttctacagggtcgcaggcaagctggagcctatcccagctgactacgggtgaaaggcggggtacaccctggacaagtcgccaggttatcgcagggctgacacatagacacagacaaccattcacactcacattcacacctacggtcaatttagagtcaccagttaacctaacctgcatgtctttggactgtgggggaaaccggagcacccggaggaaacccacgcggacacggggagaacatgcaaactccgcacagaaaggccctcgccggccacggggctcgaacccggaccttcttgctgtgaggtgacagcgctaactgaatgactcctatttgtataaataggggactacataggtggcaaaatctagttttttttcctgccatggaagtgcacttgtatactgaggaggaagcaatttgcattacagccgtgaataaggattcaaaatggcggctcagctcggttttccctttcgagcgctttcattttctgttagaatttggtaaagaaaaaaatatatatatattatttaccagcttaaggtcagtccgtatggtgaaataccgtgatctcggcctcggtcagtactttcaagacctaggtcacggtatttcacgatacggacctcccagctggtaaataacatttttttttgagggggcattttttttttaagtttgagggtgcattgtgtcagtgccagtttgaaactaagctatgttggagaaagctttctaaaagttactgtatgttctcactgtttacaatggcatggtctgccatctcatctacaagcttgttttttggcttctggttgcactttaaccccaaaggggaaatttaagtgaaaacaaaataaaggtacaacttgttttgaaccatttctttgtcatctttagtttgatttttagtagggggaaaaacatcgattaaaatcgaaaatcggATTTTTTTGCCCAGCTCTACTTGAaagtctaccaaaacttcattaggtattcttcacacacatttataagcagtggcaaactgttactattaaagctgggacttcagctcagccaaaacttagcaaaaaaaaaaaagcaacaaggcaaaggattagtggcaggctgccaggtagctccattgtgtgtagatgtcaatgttgattttcaaagtaactaaataaattacatagggaaatgaatacttaagtctgaatgaaaaatactgtggcgagcgtgcgtggaagaagagtctggaaacagaaatcttagtttctcgagcGTTAGCCTGTGCTATGTGCTCTCAATAGCATTGgcatgaccactttattagcatttgctaacactactgataaatgctacactggcttgaaggtcacttcactgctgcgctgatggtgctGACTCGCAGTGAAGCTAGCAATGGCCTTCGAGaacgctgatatgtttgggccttctctgaagacctagaaggcccaacggacatcgaaaaactggaaaagagaaagtgtatgtataataataataatattggctggggtttttttttcgtggtacatcaggtatattccattccaTTCATGATACTGAATTtgccttcgacttgttcaatatcatgctagctgaatggaatatatctaacataccatgaaaaaagccagccaataatatttaaatatattactcagatccgcaatgtatttcatattaaaaaaatgcatgtttttcaacacaagaagataaacttcatatcttcaagccaccgtgtgattttcttttgattatatatacacattcacaaataaaaagtacccaaatttatcaaaacaattcatcgatatcctcacaagtgacagacAGAGatgttatgtcacggttttggttcttcatgtcccagatgtagttcatatgaaaaatacaagtggtgtatttcccattaaaacacttgtgtccacacAATATTCTAAATTATGTTGTATTGGGTCTGGAACATTAAATCAACTCAACAGTTTCCTaaattacattataggcattttgCAGCTTATGGTTTATATAAATATGATCGATAAAATCCCAGAGTTTTTAAATCTAATTGAACCCAATCCCTGCTTCACTAGTCTGTTACCTGATTCAATTcaagccagaaaaaaaaaaaaaaatccctgttaGGCCATTCAGTCACTAAATACCTGGAGATGTGACAGCCACTGGTAATGTCATTCTTGGAATCCTTCCatggataaacaaacaaacaaacaaacaaaaaaagaattaATGAAAGAAACaggattattatttatattttcatTACTGCTGTAGAAttacacactatacacaaatactAATTTAAAATGAAAAAGTACTGATAATACCCATTAGCCTTAAACGTTCCAGGAGATACCTGTGCATGAGGAGAGAGACAGATTCTAATATTTtccaggttttttgtttgtttgtttttaaacaacAAAACCTAGTACACACAAACATAAGTCTCTCTCACCCTCCTTTGGGAAAGAGGCTTCTTAAGTTCAGCATTCTCTTTCCTGAGCTCTGACACCTGCCTAAACACAAAGATAAGCGCAGAAAATAAGTAAGAACTTCATGGCTCAATAGGAACATGTATTTTTACTGGTCCGAATTTTCATACTTCTACACACTGCAGTCAATAATAAATATAAGCCTGCTATACATTGCTCTTATTTGTCATTCCCACTAATCACCAGACTATAACACAAGAGATAAAACAAATAAAGTGCCATATTGGATCCAAATTTTAGACTAGAGAATACTGTTTCTTCATAATAAACTGGAAGGTCACTCCTTGCACCTGTGGCACTGTTCATTGACTTCCTTTAGTTTTCTTTCCATCTCCATACATTTGTGTTTGTGGAAGGCTATGACTCGCTCTTTCTGTTTTCTCTGGAATGTTGCaatctaaaaaaaaacaacaacaacaacaaaaaacaccttTTAGAATGAAAGTTGAAACCCAAATAATGTGCAGTGCTTACTTAGGCCTTACTTCACATATACCAATTTTATTATGTTACATACATTTCCAAAAATTTACAGAAGCCTGCAAAATTCAGATACAAAGCTATTCTTAATAATATAAGCTTCCAAACAAAAAGATcataattaaccctttcatcatTGCAAACCGGTAATCTGGTCTCATTGTAGTAGGGAAATCCCTGTGTTTGAAGTTACGCAGtagtgaaaaggttaaagtttttgccatattttataaagaaaaagaattATTAAAATTTTATGTATAACGTACAATACTATTAATATTTAATGTataaaagttcatctcatctcattatctctagccgctttatcctgttctacagggtcgcaggcaagctggagcctatcccagctgactacgggtgaaaggcggggtacaccctggacaagtcaccaggtcatcacagggctgacacatagacacagacaaccattcacactcacattcacacctacggtcaatttagagtcaccagttaacctaacctgcatgtctttggactgtgggggaaaccggagcacccggaggaaacccacgcggacatgaggagaacatgcaaactccacacagaaaggccctcgccagccatggggctcgaacccaggaccttcttgctgtgaggcgacagcgctaaccactacaccaccgtgccgcccatgtataaAAGTTATATAATAAAATATTGTATCAAGGAAAATGAATGTAGCATCATGAGAATTCAGTCTCCTGCACACTAATTGGCAGATTTTTGATATAAAAATCTGAACAGAAATCGAGCATAGCGTCATTCTGGCAGGCCATGAAGTCAAGCTCAGCCATCAATCCAGCTACATcagctgatctcaagccagcccacatcacctgtcagctcagctgattcccttctaTGCATTCTATTGGCATATCTCTCATATAGCGCCTTATTTAAACTGTCTACCTTTACTGCTTCCTCTGTAAGCCATTTTGCAAGAGAGCACCATTTCCATTCACCAGAGCTTTCATTTGGCAAGTAGAAGTCTTCTGCTCCCAGGATTAACAAATGGCCTGCACCCAGGCTCCTGGAAATCTTGTTAATAAATAGCATCACTGCTCTGGTCAGAGCTTCTCTTGAGGAACTGTTTGCATTGTTGCGGGGGGCATCTGCATTGAGTCCCCAGCTACAGatcttttcagctcctctgctcctAGGGGAGCCGCTGAAAAAGAAAGACACTGCCTGCACCTCTGCACAGTCTCAGCTCCAGCCACTCCACCGCCCAAGAGAGCGCGAGTCTAAGCCAGCAGCCGCACCTGCAGACCCAAATAACTCCTTGTCAGCCTTGTCCAGCATCCAGCGTCACTTGCCACGATGAACTCCAGAATCCAAGCCCTGAAGTCCAGTCAGCTCCCTCTACAAGTTTGCATTTCCCAGCAGcagcaggtttgtttacatcctccgtGCTCCCAAATTAGCCACGGAGCCAGCTCCTGCATTGCAGAACAATGACATCATCACCCAACTACTCAATCTGACAACTCACACTAACCCTATAGGTACAGCTCCCTGTAAATACTTTGGGGAGAGGGGGGAAAAACACCTAATAATTGATTTATCTGCTCTAATGATGAAGCTCAAAGTATCAATAGTCTCATTCATGTCATGTGTGACAGAATGCcagtcactacagttgagtatgtgctctgactgccctaccaatgagcctggctctttgatgttgtggtcagggtgcaggtttggtatcctgtagacctgggttcaaggcaggataaggtgactgttctctctTTACACCATTCGCATTGGCATTTATTTGGCTAAATGTAGAGATAGGATgtatttctacaaccccgattccaaaaaagttgggataaagtacaaattgtaaataaaaacggaatgcaatgatgtggaagtttcaaaattctatattttattcagaatagaacatagatgacatatcaaatgtttaaattgagaaaatgtatcatttaaagagaaaaattaggcgattttaaatttgatgacaacaacacatctcaaaatagttgggacaaggccatgtttaccactgtgagacatccccttttctctttacaacagtctgtaaacgtctggggactgaggagacaagttcctcaagtttagggataggaatgttaacccattcttgtctaatgtaggattctagttgctccgttttatgatgcgccaaatgttttctatgggtgaaagatctggactgcaggctggccagttcagtacccggacccttcttctacgcagccatcatgctgtaattgatgcagtatgtggtttggcattgtcatgttggaaaatgcaaggtcttccctgaaagagacgtcatctggatgggagcatatgttgctctagaacctggatatacctttcagcattgatggtgtctttccagatgtgtaagctgcccatgccacacgcactaatgcaaccccataccatcagagatgcaggcttctgaactgagcgctgataacaactcgggtcgtccttctcctctttagtccgaatgacacggcatccctgatttccataacttcgaattttgatttgtctgaccacagaacagttttccactttgccacagtccattttaaatgagccttggcccagagaagacgtctgcgcttctggatcatgtttagatacggcttcttctttgaactatagagttttagctggcaacggcggatggcacggtgaattgtgttcacagataatgttctctggaaatattcctgagcccattttgtgatttccaatacagaagcatgcctgtatgcgatgcagtgtcgtctaagggccagaagatcacgggcacccagtatggttttccggccttgacccttacacacagagattcttccagattctctgaatcttttgatgatattatgcactgtagatgatgatatgttcaaactctttgcaattttacactgtcgaactcctttctgatattgctccactatttgttggcgcagaattagggggattggtgatcctcttcccatctttacttctgagagccgctgccactccaagatgctctttttatacccagtcatgttaatgacctattgccaattgacctaatgagttgcaatttggtcctccagctgttcctttttcgtaCCTTTAACCAATGCATCTCAAAGCTCAACATATATTTACAAATTGGGTGGGTATTCCGCTATCTGAAGAGAAAACATCAGGCCCTCTCCAGACTATAGAATTTCTAGGCATCACCTTAGACAGCAACCGGATACAAGCTTCACTGCCTCTCGAAAAAATCAAATTGCACAGAGAGGTCATGAGAAGAGCAGGAGGCAATAGCCTTTTCAAAGAGGGAATTGTTTCTATATTTGGGCATCTTATTTATGCATGCATGTTATTCCCTGGGGATGCTCCTTTGTATCCAGGCTTCTTGACCTCTCTAAATCTGAAGAGAACTCCATGATACGTTGAGCTTGGATACAGGCTGCAGATCTGAATGTCGGTTCTGGTTTTTGTTGGATAAATGGAACAATATCTCATTCTTCTATAATGAAAACCTGGAATCTCCATTAGCAATTAAGTTGTTCACAGATGCAACCCCTTCCACTGGtttgggggtgggtgggtggggttgGTTTGTGTTCAATAATCAGCAGTTTGTTGATGCATGCCAAAAGATTGTCATCCTTGCCAGTTAGCACTTCTTCCACTGCTCTAATGGAATCTACCCAATTGTGTGGCTCATCATTTGTGGGGTAAACACTGGCCAAGAAGCAAATCCTGTTTTTGTGACAATGAGGCAGCTGTAAACATCATTAACAAGGGTGCTCCTCAGTTCTGTTATTAATAGATTTGTGACGCACCGCATATGGTCCTCTGCGTTGGATGTTTCCATCGTTTGAACAGCCCATATTCCAGGCTTGGACAACAATAGCCGATTCTTGTCCCACTTTGAACTTCAGAATTCACTAACTGTGCCCAGAGGCAGGGCCATCTAGCCTGACCTGCCCCATTCATTCAAACTGCACTTGGTTAAACAATAAATGTATGACATACCTGCTCAGGCTCACTGTATAAACCTACGAGCTATGTTACCCCAACTAGCAATCTACGAAGCTTCAACTCGCCTCACCATATTTCATCTTGGTTTAACTTGCTTCCTACTTAATAGTTCAGTGAGCTCCTCCTGCTGGCTCTTCCATGAAAGCATGGAAGGCCAGGGAGGTCTGCCTGGTGTGGTGGTTTTTGGGGGTTTTGCTGCGActctccctgctttagcctttccatgtaggcacatggtagggcagggaggtgtgctctccctgccacaaggctttccatgtatgcacatggaagggcagggaggtcctaGTACAGAGTCACCcaccaaatacaacttgttgcaaatattgcaatgtaaataaGTTCCTTGACGAAAGTGGTCCTGACAGAAATTGAGCATAGCGTAGTTCTGGCAGGCCATGaagtcaagctcagccctcaatccc contains the following coding sequences:
- the LOC132887232 gene encoding RING finger protein 212B-like; translated protein: MDWFHCNNCFLRRGNKFVVSSCGHVLCESCIKPNHCCVCQSSCSYLPISNQMKPKEQMFFRDPINIIHTQLEHIAQIATFQRKQKERVIAFHKHKCMEMERKLKEVNEQCHRQVSELRKENAELKKPLSQRRVSPGTFKANGIPRMTLPVAVTSPVTPRSRTVSHSGSGDTMERFRHFRHSMASPLDSATPVSSLSSLNEHGFRTPTSVNTPVRSDHVTPNVFQFPLLPGATFQSPQPWNV